One window from the genome of Entelurus aequoreus isolate RoL-2023_Sb linkage group LG04, RoL_Eaeq_v1.1, whole genome shotgun sequence encodes:
- the LOC133648345 gene encoding clavesin-2, whose product MTHLQAGLSATTLEKAKAELKENPDTLHQDIQEVRDMIITRPDIGFLRTDDAFILRFLRARKFNHFEAFRLLAQYFEYRQQNLDMFKNLKATDHGIKQALKDGFPGVLSNLDRHGRKILVLFAANWDQSRYTFVDILRSILLSLEAMIEDAELQVNGFILIIDWSNFTFKQASKLTPSMLRLAIEGLQDSFPARFGGIHFVNQPWYIHALYTVIRPFLKDKTRKRIFMHGNNLNSLHQLINPEILPSELGGMMPPYDMGTWARTLLEHAYDEETEYCPESYTLSVQDLERDLEKDLSPKTMKRSQSVVEPGVLKRPDKVKRDEDNMQPLLSLD is encoded by the exons ATGACTCACCTGCAGGCGGGCTTGTCCGCCACCACCTTGGAGAAGGCCAAGGCGGAGCTCAAAGAGAACCCAGACACTCTCCACCAGGACATCCAGGAGGTGCGGGACATGATCATCACCCGGCCGGACATCGGCTTCCTCAGGACGGACGACGCCTTCATCCTTAGGTTCCTGCGAGCCAGGAAGTTCAACCACTTTGAGGCGTTCAGGCTGCTGGCCCAGTACTTTGAGTACCGCCAGCAGAACCTGGACATGTTCAAGAACCTGAAGGCCACGGACCACGGCATCAAGCAAGCCCTCAAGGACGGCTTTCCCGGCGTGCTGTCCAACCTGGACCGACACGGCAGGAAAATACTGGTTCTGTTCGCCGCCAACTGGGACCAAagcag GTACACGTTTGTGGACATCCTGAGATCCATCCTGCTGTCCCTGGAGGCCATGATTGAAGACGCTGAGCTGCAGGTGAACGGCTTTATCCTCATCATCGACTGGAGCAACTTCACCTTCAAGCAGGCATCCAAGCTGACGCCCAGCATGTTGAGACTCGCCATCGAGGGGCTGCAG GACAGTTTTCCTGCCAGGTTTGGAGGGATCCACTTTGTGAACCAGCCGTGGTATATCCACGCTCTCTACACCGTCATAAGACCCTTCCTCAAGGACAAAACCAGAAAGAGG ATCTTCATGCACGGCAACAACCTAAACAGCCTCCACCAGCTGATCAACCCTGAGATCCTACCTTCTGAGCTGGGAGGCATGATGCCGCCCTACGACATGGGCACGTGGGCCCGCACGCTGCTGGAGCACGCCTATGACGAGGAGACTGAATATTGTCCAGAGTCCTACACGCTGTCGGTGCAAGACCTGGAGAGAGACCTGGAGAAGGACTTGTCTCCAAAAACAATGAAGAG GTCTCAGTCGGTGGTGGAGCCGGGTGTACTAAAACGTCCAGACAAGGTGAAGCGTGACGAAGACAACATGCAGCCGCTGCTCTCGCTTGATTAA